The Candidatus Hoaglandella endobia DNA window TCAATTCAATGGCGGAGTACATATTATCCGACTCTGCCGTTGCATGCAGCTCACTACCGTTAAGATGTACTGTCGCTTCAGCAATAGCAATTTTTTTTAATTTTTTACCTTTTTGTTACCTTCAGAACAATATCAACCTGATTGATGCGGTCGAATAACTGTTCTAGTTTAGAGAATTTTGTAGTGATACCTTTCCTTAAAGCGTCGGAAAGATCAACCTGTTGTCCAGTAATGTTCAGCTGCATAGCTTCTTCCTGTTCTGTAGATATCAAACTAATTGAGTTAACTGGTATGGATTGAACTAGTTAGGATGGATCAATACTTTCGGTAAAAAGATGGGGGTGCTGAAGAACCAAAGCGGCAATAGCGTCAATTCCAACTGTTCAGATTCATAGGCGGAACTCTTCTCCCAGGTAAACCTGTTTCACCTGTTCGTCAAGTAGGATATCAGCCGGGGAGCCATGGGAGATGATATGACCTTTACTTACAATATAAGCTCGTTCGCACACGTTGAGCGTTTCACGCACGTTATGATCGGTGATAAGCACGCCAAGGCCGTTGTCGCGCAGATGTTCGATAATGTTTTTGATGTCGATGACCGAAATAGGGTCGACGCCGGCAAAAGGTTCATCAAGCAGAATAAATTTCGGGTTAGCAGCCAGAGCACGCGCGATTTCCACCCGGCGCCGTTCGCCGCCGGATAGTGACTGACCCAGGTGGTTGTGCAAGTGGTTGATATGGAACTCTTCCATAAGCTCATGAGCTCGATCGTTGCGTTGCTCGCTATTAAGATCCTGACGGATTTGCAAAACTGCCATCAGATTATCAAATACGCTTAGGCGCCGGAAAATTGAGGCCTCTTGTGGCAAGTAGCCGATACCACAGCGGGCACGGGTATGCAGCGGTAGAATACTGATATCGTCATCGTCAATCATAATGCGGCCTGCGTCGCAGGCGATGATGCCCAAGACCATATAGAATGTGGTGGTCTTGCCCGCACCATTAGGTCCTAGTAATCCCACAATCTCGCCAGAACTCACTTTCAGGCTGACGTCTTCCACTACGGTGCGCCCTTTATAGGCTTTAAAGACGTTTTCTACACTTAATGTAGCCATATATTTTACTCAATTATTATTTGGTCAGCGTTTGTTGAAACTTTTATCTTGCAGTTGCGCTGGTACCAGCACGGTAGTGACCCGTTTGCCCTTATTACTGAACGCTTCCATCTGCTGTTGTTTTATCAGATAGGTAATATAATCACCCTTAACATTGTTATCGAGCTGTTCCAGATAGGCATTGCCTGTTAGAATCACAAGATCTTTAGCGGTTTCATAACGCATTTTCAGTGAATAGCCTCGCACCGGCTTGCCGTCGTCCTGCAGTTGATAAAAGGTTACCGGATTGCCATAACCTTCTACCACTTCTTTTCTGTTAGTTCGAGTGATGATGACCTTATCAGCGTGAATGTCAATTGAGCCGCGCTTGATCACCACATCTCCGGTCATAGTCACGGTATTAGTGACCATATTTACTGACTGCTGCGCTGAATAAATATGGATCGGCTGCTTATTATCACTAGACAAGGCCAGCACTGGTGCGCTTGCCAGTATCAGTATTAAACTGCCAGCCAACAGCCGGCTAGGGCGTATCGTTTTGAATTTCATAAAAAGTCTCAACCTGTTCAATTAACTCAGCAGTTTTGCTGCGTAGATTGCTACGCAGCTTCATACCAGTAGAGTTACAGCTGGTACCATATAATGTTACCTTCTCATTAGAGAAGACGTCCTGCGTGATTAGGTTAACTACCGCTTGATCTGTTTTTATATATTTCAACTGCGAGGCATCGGTCAAACTATCGACCTGAACATGGCCAGATAGATAAAGTATCTTGTCTTCGATAATTTTGGCTTTGTCAGCCTTCACCTGCCAGGTCGGCATGTTATTCTCATCGAAGGTGGTGGCTACCGGGCGTATAAACCAGGTGAGCTGTTGCTTAGCAAAATGGTTAACGTGATCAGCAACTAACTTGTAATGGATCCCTCCTGATGAATTATAGACCACCGTAGTAGTAAATTCGCTCTGATAGGTTGGTTCCCCGAGATTAACTGTTGGTTGCGCCGAATAATTATCGGTATCCGCTACATTCCATCTTATAAGCATTGTTATAAGTCTTAATAAGACAAATCCCAGCAGCACTGTTATCCAACGTGTTGTCTTGCTCATACAGACTGCCCTTTGGCATCTTCTAGTTCTAGCTTTTTCTGTGCGAGCAACAGAAGATCGCAAACTTCCCTAACCGCGCCTTGACCCCCGGCGATGTTCGTAACGTAATCGGCCCTGGGGAGTAATAGCGGATGCGAATTGATTACCGCCACGCTTAAACCGACCAACCCCATCACCGGCGCATCTATGAGATCATCACCTATGTAGGCCACCTGTTGTGCCGTTAATGTCAGTTTACTTAACAACGCTTGAAAGGCCAAAGTCTTATCCGATTGTCTCTGGTAAAGATGCTTAATGCCCAGTATCGCGCAACGTTCCTCCAGTAATTTGGCGCAACGGCCAGTAATGATAGCAACTTCAATACCAGCTGTCAGTAGGCAGCGAATGCCGTAGCCGTCGCGTACATTGAACGCTTTTAGCTCTTCACCGTGATTGCCCATATAAATAAGGCCGTCGGACATAACCCCATCTACATCGCAAATTAGCAAACGGATGCGGCTCGCTCGGTCAAGCACTCGCTGGGTTAACGATCCGTAACACCATTCCAAGGTGGAAGTTTCTTGCATGGCAGGTATCCTAGTTAAATTAAACCGGCGTGCAGCATATCATGCATGTGCACCACGCCTATCAGATGGTCGCCTTGCGCAACGAGCAGCACGGTAATATTTCTCGCCTGCATCACATTCAGCGCCTCCACCGCTAGTGTGTCGGGCGGTATTCGTATCCCGCTAGTGGTCATGGTCATAACGTCGGCGATGCGCGCCTGATTCAAATCAATGCCCATGTCGACAACCCGCCTCAGATCAACGTCCGTGAAGATTCCAGCAATGATGTTCGGTCGATCACAAATCACCGTCATCCCCAGATTTTTGCGTATGATCTCGATGATCGCGTCGCGTAACGATGCTGTGCGGGAGATCAAAGGAATATTGTCACCGCTGTGCATGATATCGCTAACTCGTAGCAGTAATTTGCGTCCCAATGCTCCTCCAGGATGCGAAAGGGCGAAATCATCAGTGGTAAATCCCCGAGCTTTCAAAAGCGCTACCGCCAGTGCATCGCCCATCACCAATGCTGCAGTACTGCTAGTGGTAGGGGCTAGTCCCAGAGGACAGGCTTCTTCCGACACACGCACACAGATATGAATATCCGCAGCTTTTCCCATAGTGCTGTCTGGTTTGCCGGTCATGCAGATGAGGGGAATGCGCAGGTGTTTAAGCACGGGAATTAACGCCAATATTTCGTGGGATTCTCCCGAATTGGACATCGCGATAACGATATCCTGTAGCGAGACCATCCCTAAATCGCCGTGGTTGGCTTCGCTAGGGTGGACGAAAAACGCGGGGGTACCAGTGCTGGCGAAGGTGGCGGCCAGTTTTCGGCCAATATGACCGGATTTACCCATTCCCATCACCACTACTTTGCCGTTGCAGTTGAACAGCATTTCGCAAGCTCGGCGAAAATCGCTGTTGATATATTGATCGAGCTGCGCCAGACCTGCTTGTTCGATGGCGAGGACCTGTTTGCCGGCAGTTATAAAATCAAAAGCCAGCGATAATTTATTTTGCGACATAAAACTTATCCTGTTGGCAAAGCTCGATGCGAATCATACTCGCGCCAGTATGAGCCAATAATTGTAAGCGAAGGCGGTGGGATTAAACGGGCCGATAGAGAACAACAGTACAGGAACATCGAGCACAATCACACGATAAATAATAGAATTAATAACCTTTACTAAGACAATATTATTAAGGCAAGATTATTTTTGCTCTTAAGCGCTCTAGCTATAAGCGCACACTGTGCGGCAAGAAGCAGATTGCTTAGGCAGAAATTGTGCACAATTAAGCTAGCATTATCAATAATCACCTTTACTGAAGATGGGCATGAGACTAAATAATAAGGGCTAGTAGATCAGTATGTCGCCAAAGCATGCTGAATCCTCAGATTCAGCAAAAAACACCTGTTTTATTGACGCCTTATTAAAATATGTCGTCGGCCGAGAAAATTTCGATAATATGGCCAGCTTGCTTTACTATCATCCATACTATCATCCATCACTCACGGCTGTAGGTGCGGTAAAATAAAAAGGGCAGTTAACTATGAACCAGAGCGATAACCTGGTTGACATTTTTGAATTAAGCTTTCGTCGCGGCGATAGAGTTATATTCGATAATATCAGCATGCAATTTTCTCGCGGCAAAGTTACCGCGATTATGGGCCCTTCAGGCATCGGTAAAACGACCCTGCTACGCCTTATCGGGGGACAATTGCTGCCGGACAGCGGGGAAATTTGGGTCGATGGGGACAATATACCCAAACTTTCACGCCGACGTTTGTACGACGTACGTAAGAAAATCAGCATGTTGTTCCAATCAGGCGCATTATTTACCGATCTTGACGTGTTCGAGAATGTAGCGTTTCCTTTGCGATGCCATACCCATTTACCGGAACCTGTTTTGTGCAGCACGGTACTGATGAAGCTTGAGGCGGTAGGGCTGCGCGGCGCGGCTTCGCTAATGCCTGCAGAGCTTTCCGGCGGTATGGCGCGGCGCGCGGCGCTGGCGCGTGCCATTGCACTGGATCCGCAGTTGATTATGTTTGACGAACCTTTTGTGGGCCAGGATCCTATAACCATGGGAGTCTTAATGAAGCTTATCGACGAATTGAATCATGCCCTAGGAGTGACTTGTATTGTGGTGTCGCACGACGTGCCAGAAGTATTAAGCATCGCCGATTACGCTTATATCGTCGCCGAACAGCACGTAATGGCGCAAGGCACGCCGGCTAGCCTGCGCGAAAATAACGATGCGCAGGTGCGGCAATTTCTTGACGGTATTGCCGATGGCCCTGTGCCTTTTAACTTGCCCGCCAAAGATTATCAAACCCAACTTTTGGGTGCAGGGAGTTAACTTTAGTCATGGTATTAGAAATTATTTCGTCCTTCGGACGTCAGGGTATCCGTCTTTGTCATAGTTTCGGCCGGGCCGGTATCATGCTATCCAACGCGTTGGTGGGTAAACTGGCGCTGAATGAACAAGGATCGCTGCTAGTAAAACAGCTCTACGGCGTCGGGGTGTTGTCTCTAGTAATCATTATTGTTTCCGGTCTATTTATCGGTATGGTACTGGGGCTGCAAGGATACATTATTTTGACTACCTACAGCGCTGAGTCTAGTTTGGGCATGTTGGTGTCACTATCGTTGCTGCGTGAGCTGGGACCGGTGATCACCGCCCTATTGTTCGCTGGTAGAGCCGGTTCGGCGATTACCGCAGAACTGGGTTTAATGAAAGCCACCGAACAGCTTTCTAGCCTGGAGATGATGGCTGTTGACCCGCTACGCCGGCTGGTAGCGCCCCGTTTTTGGGCAGGCGTCATTAGTCTGCCCCTACTGACGGCGATTTTTGTAGCCGTAGGAATTTGGGGCGGCGCCGTGGTCGGTGTAGATTGGAAAGGTATTGATAGTGGCTTCTTCTGGTCAGCGATGCAAGTAGCCGTAGATTGGCGGCAGGATTTGATAAACTGTGTCATCAAGAGTGTTGTTTTCGCCATTACTGTGACCTGGATTGCATTGTTTAATGGTTACGATGCGATTCCAACCTCAGAGGGCATCAGCTGCGCTACGACGCGCACGGTTGTCCACGCCTCGCTGGCAATTTTAGGATTAGATTTTGTGCTGACTGCACTTATGTTTGGGAACTGAGTTGATGCAAATCAAAAAAAGTGAAATCAGTGAAATCTGGGTCGGCGCTTTTATGATTATCTCCTTATGCGCCATATTGTTTCTTTGTTTGAAAGTCACGGACCTCCGTTCCATGAACGGTGTCGCAACCTACCGGATCAGCGCCTCTTTCGATAATACCGGCGGGCTAAAAATTAACTCACCAGTTAAAGTTGGCGGCGTAGTGATTGGACGGGTAGCGAAGATTACTCTTGATCCACAAACCTACATGCCAAAAGTCATCATGGATATTGAACAAATTTATAACCACATACCAGATACGAGTTCCCTTGCCATCCGTACTTCAGGATTATTGGGAGAACAGTACCTGGCGCTGAATATCGGCTTTGAAGATCCGGCAATGGGCACGTCTATCCTTAAAGAAGGTGGGGTGATCCAGGATACCAAGTCGGCGATGGTGCTGGAGGATTTAATTGGCCAGCTCTTATATAAAAATAGTAAAGAAGAATAGTAACCGGAGCGAGCTAGGGGGGGCGATGATACTTTTTCCTTCATGTAGCCAACTCATTGCTTGTCTACCTTTCGTCATTTTGTGAACTATCTGCCGCCGTTGAGCATTGGTGCAGCCTTACATAGGAGTAGAAATGCATGTTAAAACATTTACTAATGGTAGTGCTGTTAACGCTGGCACCGCT harbors:
- the lptB gene encoding LPS export ABC transporter ATP-binding protein; the protein is MATLSVENVFKAYKGRTVVEDVSLKVSSGEIVGLLGPNGAGKTTTFYMVLGIIACDAGRIMIDDDDISILPLHTRARCGIGYLPQEASIFRRLSVFDNLMAVLQIRQDLNSEQRNDRAHELMEEFHINHLHNHLGQSLSGGERRRVEIARALAANPKFILLDEPFAGVDPISVIDIKNIIEHLRDNGLGVLITDHNVRETLNVCERAYIVSKGHIISHGSPADILLDEQVKQVYLGEEFRL
- the lptA gene encoding lipopolysaccharide ABC transporter substrate-binding protein LptA, producing the protein MKFKTIRPSRLLAGSLILILASAPVLALSSDNKQPIHIYSAQQSVNMVTNTVTMTGDVVIKRGSIDIHADKVIITRTNRKEVVEGYGNPVTFYQLQDDGKPVRGYSLKMRYETAKDLVILTGNAYLEQLDNNVKGDYITYLIKQQQMEAFSNKGKRVTTVLVPAQLQDKSFNKR
- the lptC gene encoding LPS export ABC transporter periplasmic protein LptC, coding for MSKTTRWITVLLGFVLLRLITMLIRWNVADTDNYSAQPTVNLGEPTYQSEFTTTVVYNSSGGIHYKLVADHVNHFAKQQLTWFIRPVATTFDENNMPTWQVKADKAKIIEDKILYLSGHVQVDSLTDASQLKYIKTDQAVVNLITQDVFSNEKVTLYGTSCNSTGMKLRSNLRSKTAELIEQVETFYEIQNDTP
- the kdsC gene encoding 3-deoxy-manno-octulosonate-8-phosphatase KdsC, with the translated sequence MQETSTLEWCYGSLTQRVLDRASRIRLLICDVDGVMSDGLIYMGNHGEELKAFNVRDGYGIRCLLTAGIEVAIITGRCAKLLEERCAILGIKHLYQRQSDKTLAFQALLSKLTLTAQQVAYIGDDLIDAPVMGLVGLSVAVINSHPLLLPRADYVTNIAGGQGAVREVCDLLLLAQKKLELEDAKGQSV
- the kdsD gene encoding arabinose-5-phosphate isomerase KdsD produces the protein MSQNKLSLAFDFITAGKQVLAIEQAGLAQLDQYINSDFRRACEMLFNCNGKVVVMGMGKSGHIGRKLAATFASTGTPAFFVHPSEANHGDLGMVSLQDIVIAMSNSGESHEILALIPVLKHLRIPLICMTGKPDSTMGKAADIHICVRVSEEACPLGLAPTTSSTAALVMGDALAVALLKARGFTTDDFALSHPGGALGRKLLLRVSDIMHSGDNIPLISRTASLRDAIIEIIRKNLGMTVICDRPNIIAGIFTDVDLRRVVDMGIDLNQARIADVMTMTTSGIRIPPDTLAVEALNVMQARNITVLLVAQGDHLIGVVHMHDMLHAGLI
- the mlaF gene encoding phospholipid ABC transporter ATP-binding protein MlaF is translated as MNQSDNLVDIFELSFRRGDRVIFDNISMQFSRGKVTAIMGPSGIGKTTLLRLIGGQLLPDSGEIWVDGDNIPKLSRRRLYDVRKKISMLFQSGALFTDLDVFENVAFPLRCHTHLPEPVLCSTVLMKLEAVGLRGAASLMPAELSGGMARRAALARAIALDPQLIMFDEPFVGQDPITMGVLMKLIDELNHALGVTCIVVSHDVPEVLSIADYAYIVAEQHVMAQGTPASLRENNDAQVRQFLDGIADGPVPFNLPAKDYQTQLLGAGS
- the mlaE gene encoding lipid asymmetry maintenance ABC transporter permease subunit MlaE translates to MVLEIISSFGRQGIRLCHSFGRAGIMLSNALVGKLALNEQGSLLVKQLYGVGVLSLVIIIVSGLFIGMVLGLQGYIILTTYSAESSLGMLVSLSLLRELGPVITALLFAGRAGSAITAELGLMKATEQLSSLEMMAVDPLRRLVAPRFWAGVISLPLLTAIFVAVGIWGGAVVGVDWKGIDSGFFWSAMQVAVDWRQDLINCVIKSVVFAITVTWIALFNGYDAIPTSEGISCATTRTVVHASLAILGLDFVLTALMFGN
- the mlaD gene encoding outer membrane lipid asymmetry maintenance protein MlaD codes for the protein MQIKKSEISEIWVGAFMIISLCAILFLCLKVTDLRSMNGVATYRISASFDNTGGLKINSPVKVGGVVIGRVAKITLDPQTYMPKVIMDIEQIYNHIPDTSSLAIRTSGLLGEQYLALNIGFEDPAMGTSILKEGGVIQDTKSAMVLEDLIGQLLYKNSKEE